Proteins encoded together in one Mugil cephalus isolate CIBA_MC_2020 chromosome 16, CIBA_Mcephalus_1.1, whole genome shotgun sequence window:
- the LOC125022406 gene encoding transmembrane protein 100-like: MAHLFLASKITMPDDFHIKGGARIQRSAPKMPASISAEKLRSMPRKDSVIVTTRVPRVPHVNEVQLTAATGGAEMSCYRCIIPFAVVVLIAGVVVTAVAYAFNSHGSNISVLGLVLLSAGLGLLGSSAICWRLRQKKKSDKRRESQTTLMAGQGYCVA; the protein is encoded by the coding sequence ATGGCCCATCTGTTCCTCGCCAGTAAGATCACCATGCCGGACGACTTCCACATCAAAGGTGGCGCCAGGATCCAGAGGAGCGCCCCCAAGATGCCGGCATCCATCTCCGCCGAGAAGCTTCGGTCCATGCCCAGGAAGGACAGTGTCATCGTGACGACACGTGTCCCCCGCGTCCCCCACGTCAACGAGGTCCAACTGACGGCAGCGACCGGCGGTGCGGAGATGTCCTGCTACCGCTGCATCATCCCGTTCGCCGTGGTGGTGCTCATTGCCGGCGTGGTGGTGACGGCCGTGGCCTACGCCTTCAACTCCCACGGCTCCAACATCTCGGTGCTGGGGCTGGTGCTGCTGTCCGCTGGGCTGGGCCTGCTGGGCTCcagcgccatctgctggaggctccgacagaagaagaagagcgacAAGCGGCGGGAGAGCCAGACCACGCTCATGGCCGGACAGGGGTACTGCGTGGCCTGA